A genome region from Pan troglodytes isolate AG18354 chromosome 3, NHGRI_mPanTro3-v2.0_pri, whole genome shotgun sequence includes the following:
- the LOC129143730 gene encoding LOW QUALITY PROTEIN: syncytin-1-like (The sequence of the model RefSeq protein was modified relative to this genomic sequence to represent the inferred CDS: inserted 2 bases in 2 codons), with translation MALPYHIFLFTVLLPPFTLTAPPPCHSMASSSPYQEFLWRMRLPRDIDDPSYRSLSKGNPTHXAHTHMPRNCYNSATLCMHANTHYWTGKVINPSCPGGLAAAVCWTYFTHTGMSDGGGVQDQATEKHAKEVIPQLTQVPGTPSPYKGLDLSKLHETLHTHTCLVSLLNTTLTGLHEVLAQNPTNCWMCHPLHFRPYISIPVPEQWNNFSTEINTTSILVGPLASNLEITHTSNLTCVKFSNTIDTTNSQCIRWVTPPTQIVCLPSEIFFVCGTSAYRCLNGSSESMCFLSFFVPPVTIYTEHDLYSHVVPKLCNKRVPILPFVIGAGVLGGLGTGIGGIKTSTQFYYKLSQELNGDIEWVTDSLVTLQDQLNSLAAVVLQNRRALDLLTAKRGGICLFLVEECCYYVNQSGIVTEKVKEIQDRIQHRAEELQNTRPWGLLSQWMPWILPFLGPLATIILLLLFGPCIFNLLFKFVSSRIEAVKLQMALQMEPQIQSMTKIYCGPPDQPASACSHVNDIEVTPPEEISXAQPLLRLNSAGSS, from the exons ATGGCCCTCCCttatcatatttttctctttactgtCCTCTTACCCCCTTTCACTCTCACTGCACCCCCTCCATGCCACTCTATGGCCAGTAGTTCCCCTTACCAAGAGTTTCTATGGAGAATGCGGCTTCCCAGAGATATTGATGACCCATCATATAGGAGTTTATCTAAGGGAAACCCCACCC ATGCCCACACCCATATGCCCCGCAACTGCTATAACTCTGCCACTCTTTGCATGCATGCAAATACTCACTATTGGACAGGGAAAGTGATTAATCCTAGTTGTCCTGGAGGACTTGCAGCTGCTGTCTGTTGGACTTACTTCACCCACACCGGTATGTCTGATGGGggtggagttcaagatcaggcaaCAGAAAAACATGCAAAGGAAGTAATCCCTCAACTGACCCAGGTACCTGGCACCCCTAGCCCCTACAAAGGACTAGATCTCTCAAAACTACATGAAACCCTTCATACCCATACTTGCCTGGTGAGCCTACTTAATACCACCCTCACTGGGCTCCATGAGGTCTTGGCCCAAAACCCTACTAACTGTTGGATGTGCCACCCCCTGCACTTCAGGCCATACATTTCAATACCTGTACCTGAACAATGGAACAACTTCAGCACAGAAATAAATACCACTTCCATTTTAGTAGGACCTCTTGCTTCCAATCTGGAAATAACCCATACCTCGAACCTCACCTGTGTAAAATTTAGCAATACTATAGACACAACCAACTCCCAATGCATCAGGTGGGTAACTCCTCCCACACAAATAGTCTGTCTAccctcagaaatattttttgtctGTGGTACCTCAGCTTATCGTTGTTTGAATGGCTCTTCAGAATCTATGTGCTTCCTCTCATTCTTTGTGCCCCCTGTGACCATCTACACTGAACATGATTTATACAGTCATGTTGTACCTAAGCTCTGCAACAAAAGGGTACCCATTCTTCCTTTTGTTATCGGAGCAGGAGTGCTAGGTGGACTAGGTACTGGCATTGGTGGTATCAAAACCTCTACTCAGTTCTACTACAAACTATCTCAAGAATTAAATGGTGACATTGAATGGGTCACCGACTCCCTGGTCACCTTGCAAGATCAACTTAACTCCTTAGCAGCAGTAGTCCTTCAAAATCGAAGAGCTTTAGACTTGCTAACTGCCAAAAGAGGGGGAATCTGTTTATTTTTAGTGGAAGAATGCTGTTATTACGTTAATCAATCTGGAATTGTCACcgaaaaagttaaagaaattcaAGATCGAATACAACATAGAGCAGAGGAGCTTCAAAACACCAGACCCTGGGGCCTTCTCAGCCAATGGATGCCCTGGATTCTCCCCTTCTTAGGACCTCTAGCAACTATAATACTGTTACTCCTCTTTGgaccctgtatctttaacctcctttttaagtttgtctcttccagaattgaAGCTGTAAAGCTACAAATGGctcttcaaatggagccccagataCAATCAATGACTAAAATCTACTGTGGACCCCCGGACCAGCCTGCTAGTGCATGCTCCCATGTTAATGACATTGAAGTCACCCCTCCTGAGGAAATCT ATGCACAACCCCTACTACGCCTgaattcagcaggaagcagttag